The following proteins are co-located in the Candidatus Deferrimicrobiaceae bacterium genome:
- a CDS encoding molybdopterin-dependent oxidoreductase, which yields MGVSFGRGGSTTFPRDLVHSDAVMIMGSNMAECHPVAFRWPLKAKTDHGAVLMHVDPRFTRTSALCDIHAPIRAGSDIVFLGAIINHVIHSEKWNRDPFFREYVVRYTNAATLINPDFKDTEDLAGDFSGMSADGKKYDNATWAYQREKSPSSAVREARSFSDLLLQRVPGRPKTDPTLSDPQTVFRILERHYARYTPEMVEKVCGCPKEKFLAVAKTLLANSGRDRTSNITYAVGWTQHTVGVQIIRTAAILQSLLGNIGRPGGGVLALRGHATIQGSTDIATLYHSLPAYLNMPDARKSHDSLKDFILTEAVPLSTSYWGNYPKFAVSYFKAQFGDAATKENDYGYDYHPKITGDHSHLPMFVDMAAGKIRGFLVMGQNPAVGGQNARFQRKALAKLDWMVVRDLYETETAAFWRNSPEVKAGEVKPSDIKTEVFFLPAAAVAEMEGTFTNTQRLVQQHDKAVDPPDDARSDSWFTYRLGRMLQERYRSTTGDRDWAIRNLLWDYDPPPNEVAAWRIKDEPSAYKVMKEINGYTWSDRKPLSTFAALKEDGSTVCGAWIYTGIIPEEGRNRAASRKGDAWISPDWGFAWPANRHIMYNRASADAAGRPWSERKKLVFWDAGADSGTKDAAGNPVRGKWVSPSGEGIDFMPTKAPGSIGKDAALAFDRLGGDDAFIMRPDGKAWLFAPSGLVDGPLPTHYEPYESPVKNPMYARQSNPVAKVWKIEGNPYHKVADPEFPIVVSTYRLTEHHLTGTMTRWLPWLAELMPELFCEISPELAREKGIRNGEYMTIRTARAEIQARALVTRRMTPFVIEGKTVHEIGLPWHWGWQGSANGDVVNNLSALVADPNVSIHEGKVFTCDVRAGKKGGKA from the coding sequence CTGGGGGTCTCGTTCGGTAGAGGCGGTTCCACGACGTTCCCGCGCGATCTCGTCCACTCCGACGCGGTCATGATCATGGGGTCCAACATGGCCGAATGCCACCCGGTGGCGTTTCGCTGGCCCCTCAAGGCGAAGACCGATCACGGCGCCGTGCTCATGCACGTCGACCCGCGCTTCACCCGCACCTCCGCGCTCTGCGACATCCACGCGCCGATCCGCGCCGGCTCGGATATCGTCTTCCTCGGCGCCATCATCAACCACGTCATCCATAGCGAGAAATGGAACCGCGACCCGTTCTTCAGGGAATACGTGGTCCGCTACACCAACGCGGCGACGCTGATCAACCCCGACTTCAAGGACACCGAGGATCTCGCGGGCGACTTCTCCGGCATGTCCGCGGACGGGAAGAAATACGACAACGCCACCTGGGCCTACCAGCGCGAGAAGTCCCCGTCATCCGCCGTCCGGGAGGCGAGGAGCTTCTCCGACCTGCTCCTCCAGCGCGTTCCCGGGCGCCCCAAAACCGATCCGACCCTGTCGGACCCGCAAACCGTGTTCCGGATCCTCGAGCGGCACTACGCCCGGTACACGCCCGAAATGGTCGAGAAGGTGTGCGGCTGCCCGAAGGAGAAATTCCTCGCCGTGGCCAAAACGCTCCTGGCCAACTCGGGGCGGGACCGGACGTCCAACATCACGTATGCGGTCGGCTGGACCCAGCACACCGTGGGCGTCCAGATCATCCGGACCGCCGCCATCCTTCAGTCACTCCTGGGCAACATCGGGCGCCCTGGAGGGGGGGTGCTGGCGCTGCGCGGCCATGCCACCATCCAGGGGTCGACCGACATCGCCACCCTGTATCATTCCCTCCCCGCCTACCTCAACATGCCCGACGCCCGCAAGAGCCACGATTCGCTCAAGGATTTCATCCTCACCGAAGCCGTTCCCCTGTCCACGAGCTACTGGGGGAACTATCCCAAGTTCGCCGTGTCCTATTTCAAGGCGCAGTTCGGCGACGCGGCGACGAAGGAAAATGACTACGGCTACGACTACCATCCCAAGATCACCGGGGATCACTCCCACCTGCCCATGTTCGTCGACATGGCGGCGGGGAAGATCAGGGGGTTCCTGGTGATGGGGCAAAATCCCGCGGTCGGGGGGCAGAACGCCCGCTTCCAGCGCAAGGCGCTCGCGAAGCTCGACTGGATGGTCGTGCGCGACCTCTACGAGACCGAGACGGCGGCGTTCTGGCGGAACTCGCCCGAGGTCAAGGCGGGCGAAGTCAAGCCGTCCGACATCAAGACCGAGGTATTCTTCCTGCCCGCGGCGGCGGTCGCCGAGATGGAGGGGACCTTCACCAATACCCAGCGCCTCGTCCAGCAGCACGACAAGGCGGTCGATCCGCCGGACGATGCGCGCAGCGACAGCTGGTTCACCTACCGCCTCGGCCGCATGCTCCAGGAACGCTACCGGTCGACGACGGGCGACCGGGACTGGGCGATCCGGAACCTGCTGTGGGATTACGACCCGCCCCCGAACGAGGTGGCGGCGTGGCGGATCAAGGACGAACCGTCGGCTTACAAGGTCATGAAGGAGATCAACGGCTACACCTGGAGCGACCGCAAGCCGCTTTCGACCTTCGCCGCCCTGAAGGAGGACGGCTCCACGGTCTGCGGCGCCTGGATCTACACGGGCATCATCCCCGAGGAGGGAAGGAACCGGGCGGCCTCCCGGAAGGGCGATGCGTGGATCTCGCCGGATTGGGGCTTCGCCTGGCCAGCCAATCGGCACATCATGTATAACCGCGCCTCAGCGGACGCGGCGGGGCGTCCCTGGTCCGAGCGGAAGAAGCTCGTCTTCTGGGACGCGGGCGCAGACAGCGGCACAAAGGACGCCGCCGGAAACCCGGTCCGCGGGAAGTGGGTCTCCCCTTCCGGCGAGGGCATCGACTTCATGCCCACGAAAGCGCCCGGATCGATCGGGAAGGACGCGGCGCTCGCCTTCGACCGGCTCGGGGGAGACGACGCCTTCATCATGCGACCCGACGGGAAGGCGTGGCTGTTCGCGCCGAGCGGCTTGGTCGACGGCCCGCTGCCGACCCACTATGAGCCGTACGAATCGCCCGTCAAGAACCCGATGTACGCCCGGCAGTCCAACCCCGTGGCGAAGGTGTGGAAGATCGAAGGCAACCCCTACCACAAGGTGGCCGATCCAGAGTTCCCCATCGTCGTGTCCACCTACCGGCTGACCGAGCACCACCTGACCGGGACCATGACCCGCTGGCTCCCCTGGCTCGCCGAGCTTATGCCCGAGCTCTTCTGCGAGATCTCCCCCGAGCTCGCCAGGGAAAAGGGCATCCGCAACGGAGAGTACATGACGATCCGCACCGCGCGGGCCGAGATCCAGGCGCGCGCCTTGGTCACCCGCCGGATGACGCCGTTCGTCATCGAAGGGAAAACCGTCCACGAGATCGGCCTCCCCTGGCACTGGGGATGGCAGGGCTCCGCGAACGGCGACGTCGTGAACAACCTGAGCGCCCTGGTGGCCGACCCCAACGTGTCGATCCACGAGGGGAAGGTCTTCACCTGCGACGTGCGGGCGGGGAAGAAGGGAGGGAAGGCGTAA
- a CDS encoding rubrerythrin family protein, whose protein sequence is MADLKGTKTEKNLMDAFAGESQARNKYTYFASVAKKEGYEKIAAIFLETADNEREHAKLHLRNLGGIGTTAANLRAAAEGEHEESADMYPRMALEAREEGFPEIAATLEGIGKIEAAHKARYRTLLEELEKGVLFRQGETVRWRCRNCGHIHEGVAAPDACPVCNHPRAYFEMVEDHY, encoded by the coding sequence ATGGCGGATCTCAAGGGCACCAAAACGGAAAAGAACCTGATGGACGCGTTCGCGGGGGAATCGCAGGCCCGCAACAAGTACACCTATTTCGCGTCGGTCGCGAAGAAGGAAGGGTACGAGAAGATTGCCGCCATCTTCCTCGAGACCGCCGACAACGAGCGCGAGCATGCCAAGCTGCACCTCAGGAATCTTGGCGGCATCGGGACGACCGCGGCCAACCTGCGGGCCGCCGCGGAAGGCGAGCATGAGGAGAGCGCCGACATGTATCCGCGCATGGCCCTGGAGGCGCGCGAGGAAGGCTTCCCGGAGATCGCGGCCACGCTCGAGGGGATCGGGAAGATCGAGGCGGCGCACAAGGCGCGCTACCGGACGCTGCTCGAGGAGCTGGAAAAGGGCGTCCTCTTCCGCCAGGGCGAGACGGTCCGGTGGCGCTGTCGGAACTGCGGCCACATCCACGAGGGCGTTGCGGCGCCCGATGCCTGCCCGGTGTGCAATCACCCGAGGGCCTATTTCGAAATGGTGGAAGACCACTACTAA
- a CDS encoding antibiotic biosynthesis monooxygenase, with the protein MLTKGLLVRLEAKVGKEAELESFLRGGLPIVEGEPETVAWFAIRLGPSTYGIFDAFPDERGRQAHLDGRVAEALMARASELLSGPPVIEKVEVLAEKIQPSAKETQKVA; encoded by the coding sequence ATGCTGACGAAAGGGTTGCTGGTCAGGCTGGAGGCGAAGGTGGGCAAGGAGGCCGAGTTGGAGTCGTTCCTTCGGGGCGGGCTGCCGATCGTCGAGGGAGAGCCGGAGACGGTCGCCTGGTTCGCCATCCGTCTCGGACCTTCGACCTACGGGATCTTCGACGCGTTCCCGGACGAGCGGGGGCGGCAGGCCCACCTGGACGGCCGGGTGGCCGAGGCGTTGATGGCGCGCGCTTCGGAGCTTTTGTCCGGCCCGCCCGTCATCGAGAAGGTGGAAGTCCTGGCGGAGAAGATCCAGCCTTCGGCCAAAGAGACGCAGAAGGTCGCCTGA
- a CDS encoding 4Fe-4S dicluster domain-containing protein, giving the protein MPKGMFVDTSICTGCKACQVACKEWNGLPHEPSHFIQDPIEMRPVAINFTGDSYDNTGALSATDWRRVRFIEQFSADRSRGRWLFSSDSCKHCNDAGCLNACPTGAIERTDLGNVFIRQDVCIGCKYCVPSCPFGVVSVSEATGTARKCTLCNDRIHHGMGTACAKACPTGSIAFGEMSDLRVRADKRLAQLVALGRTDANIYGYNEAGGLNVFYLFLDRPAVYGQPEKIVVPQKRLPASSAATVAGALVLGAVAIAAFRERGKAEEEGEVKS; this is encoded by the coding sequence ATGCCCAAGGGAATGTTCGTCGACACCTCCATCTGCACCGGATGCAAGGCGTGCCAGGTGGCCTGCAAGGAATGGAACGGGCTGCCCCACGAGCCTTCGCATTTCATCCAGGACCCGATCGAGATGCGGCCCGTCGCCATCAACTTCACCGGCGACTCCTATGACAACACCGGCGCGCTGAGCGCCACCGACTGGCGACGCGTCCGGTTCATCGAGCAGTTCAGCGCCGACCGTTCCCGGGGACGCTGGCTGTTCTCCAGCGATTCGTGCAAGCACTGCAACGACGCGGGCTGCCTGAACGCCTGCCCGACGGGGGCGATCGAGCGGACCGACCTCGGGAACGTGTTCATCCGGCAGGACGTCTGCATCGGCTGCAAGTACTGCGTCCCCTCCTGCCCCTTCGGCGTGGTCTCGGTCAGCGAAGCGACGGGCACCGCCCGCAAGTGCACGCTGTGCAACGACCGGATCCACCACGGCATGGGTACCGCCTGCGCGAAAGCGTGCCCCACCGGGTCGATCGCCTTCGGCGAGATGTCCGACCTCCGGGTCCGGGCCGACAAGCGGCTGGCGCAGCTCGTCGCGCTGGGACGCACCGACGCCAACATCTACGGCTACAACGAGGCGGGCGGCCTGAACGTGTTCTACCTGTTCCTCGACCGACCCGCGGTCTACGGCCAGCCCGAGAAGATCGTGGTCCCGCAGAAGCGGCTGCCGGCCTCCTCCGCGGCGACCGTTGCCGGGGCACTCGTCCTGGGCGCGGTCGCGATCGCGGCGTTCCGCGAACGCGGCAAGGCCGAAGAAGAGGGGGAGGTGAAATCATGA
- a CDS encoding universal stress protein — MEGIRKIMVLALEVRNCRQTVHQGISLAKLLEAQLFILHVEHNPFGAEGWNLPLLSLDEDYVDLVKEAKSELDRILSAEKADGLPVREIIVRGEPEKMVRGAVEREGIDLLIAPAHEESRLEHFLFGRINESILRNMPCSVLFVKENPSS; from the coding sequence ATGGAAGGCATCAGGAAAATCATGGTCCTGGCACTGGAAGTCCGGAACTGCCGGCAGACGGTCCACCAGGGAATATCGCTCGCGAAGCTACTGGAGGCGCAACTGTTCATCCTTCACGTGGAGCACAACCCGTTCGGGGCGGAAGGGTGGAACCTGCCGCTCCTGTCGCTCGACGAGGACTATGTCGATCTGGTCAAGGAAGCGAAATCGGAGCTGGACAGGATCCTGTCCGCCGAAAAGGCCGACGGGTTGCCCGTCCGGGAGATCATCGTCCGGGGCGAGCCGGAAAAGATGGTCAGGGGGGCGGTCGAACGGGAGGGGATAGACCTCCTGATTGCGCCCGCTCACGAGGAGTCCCGCCTGGAGCATTTCCTGTTCGGGCGAATCAATGAATCCATCCTTCGGAATATGCCGTGCTCCGTCCTGTTCGTGAAAGAGAACCCGTCGTCCTGA
- a CDS encoding formate dehydrogenase accessory protein FdhE, with protein MPQADPLIACLRGIARETPELAEAAALYEELLPPAVGADLGVVPIDLPIHAVHDRLAQGIPLLRGVDLRLDKQSANALFSRLAAGLADRGVAGASPIREAAGSARIDPARFLRDVLAGDRSPVDAVAGRLALKADLLCLLLSTAFRPAFHAWSLELSAVVPDPVPWERLTCFVCGAAATLGELQGRGQAKHLRCGRCGAGWPVPRIRCVACANDDPATLGCLYPEGRDPSARVDVCDRCHAYVKVVVAFDASPFELLPAADLATFPLDCIARERGYHPAADLRP; from the coding sequence ATGCCGCAAGCCGATCCGCTGATCGCCTGCCTGCGCGGCATCGCCCGGGAAACGCCCGAACTGGCTGAGGCGGCGGCGTTGTACGAGGAACTTCTTCCCCCGGCGGTCGGCGCCGACCTGGGAGTCGTCCCGATCGACCTCCCGATTCATGCCGTGCACGACCGGCTGGCCCAGGGAATCCCGCTTCTCCGGGGCGTCGATCTCCGCCTCGACAAACAGTCGGCGAATGCCCTCTTTTCCCGGTTGGCAGCCGGCTTAGCGGATCGTGGGGTCGCCGGCGCCTCCCCGATCCGGGAGGCGGCCGGAAGCGCGCGAATCGATCCCGCCCGGTTTCTCCGCGACGTGCTCGCGGGCGACCGATCTCCCGTCGATGCGGTCGCCGGCCGGTTGGCGCTGAAGGCCGACCTCCTCTGTTTACTTCTGTCGACCGCGTTCCGGCCGGCCTTCCACGCCTGGTCTCTCGAGCTTTCGGCCGTGGTTCCCGACCCGGTCCCCTGGGAGAGGCTGACCTGCTTCGTCTGCGGAGCAGCGGCCACGCTTGGGGAGCTGCAGGGGCGCGGACAGGCGAAGCACCTGCGATGCGGCCGGTGCGGCGCCGGCTGGCCGGTTCCCCGCATCCGGTGCGTCGCCTGCGCGAACGACGATCCTGCCACCCTGGGCTGCCTGTATCCCGAAGGACGCGATCCCTCGGCACGGGTCGACGTATGTGACAGATGCCACGCCTACGTCAAGGTGGTCGTGGCGTTCGATGCCAGCCCGTTCGAGCTGCTCCCCGCGGCGGATCTCGCCACCTTCCCCCTCGACTGCATCGCCCGGGAGCGGGGCTACCACCCCGCCGCGGATCTCCGGCCATGA
- the fdhD gene encoding formate dehydrogenase accessory sulfurtransferase FdhD, with amino-acid sequence MTVVTFDGHGWATGDHRPVGEFPISLTVNGVALATLIGSPHDPVFLVAGFLRTQGLVATADDLLSLAVCPDSGSANVHIRGEVSGGFRTVLTSGCGGGISFHLGLPDRHGEHRSPANVSFSPEQLFALMDGLAQRAERYSRHGGIHSAAVGDGRAILLFAEDLGRHNTIDRIAGEALLTGTDLSGKMLVTSGRVSSEMAGKAAMLGISLIASRTSPTDMAVRMCEELGITLAGYVRGGRFNVYAHPERITLHENGRKIPGVTAVILAGGASRRMGSDKALLPWQGGRLIEAVHRGLANLFEEVIVAGGDRERFAFLPCAHVPDLRPGLGPLSGIHAALSQSRHPRIFVVGCDMPTIRETLVRRLASVACEADAVVPESDRGLEPLHALYGKGALAELESFLGRGDGRIVSFLDRVKVYCVARDEVARLDPAFRSFRNVNTPEEYARLAEEEKG; translated from the coding sequence ATGACGGTCGTCACCTTCGACGGGCACGGTTGGGCGACCGGCGACCATCGCCCGGTGGGGGAGTTCCCCATCTCCCTGACCGTAAACGGCGTGGCGCTCGCCACGTTGATCGGATCGCCGCACGACCCGGTTTTCCTCGTGGCCGGTTTCCTTCGGACCCAGGGGCTGGTGGCAACTGCCGATGACCTGCTTTCGCTGGCCGTCTGCCCCGATTCCGGAAGCGCGAACGTCCATATCCGGGGAGAAGTATCGGGAGGATTCCGGACCGTCCTGACTTCGGGATGCGGGGGCGGCATCTCGTTCCACCTCGGGTTACCCGACCGTCACGGGGAGCATCGTTCCCCCGCGAATGTCTCCTTCTCGCCGGAGCAGCTGTTCGCCCTGATGGATGGGCTCGCCCAGAGGGCGGAGCGGTACAGCCGGCACGGAGGAATCCATTCGGCCGCCGTGGGAGACGGTCGTGCGATCCTCCTGTTCGCCGAAGACCTGGGACGCCACAACACGATCGACCGGATCGCGGGCGAGGCGCTCCTGACCGGGACCGACCTGTCGGGCAAGATGCTCGTGACGTCGGGGCGCGTCTCCTCCGAGATGGCAGGGAAGGCGGCCATGCTTGGGATATCCCTGATCGCCTCCCGAACCTCCCCTACCGACATGGCGGTCCGGATGTGCGAAGAGCTGGGCATCACGCTGGCGGGGTACGTCCGGGGCGGACGGTTCAACGTCTACGCCCACCCGGAACGGATCACCCTCCACGAGAACGGGCGGAAGATCCCCGGCGTGACGGCCGTCATCCTCGCGGGCGGGGCCTCCCGGCGGATGGGATCGGACAAGGCGCTCCTCCCCTGGCAGGGCGGGCGTCTCATCGAGGCGGTCCATCGGGGGCTTGCGAATCTCTTCGAGGAAGTCATCGTGGCCGGCGGCGACCGGGAGCGGTTCGCCTTCCTCCCCTGCGCCCACGTGCCCGACCTGCGGCCCGGGCTGGGCCCCCTCTCCGGGATCCATGCCGCGCTTTCCCAGAGCCGTCACCCAAGGATTTTCGTCGTCGGATGCGACATGCCCACGATTCGCGAGACGCTGGTCCGCCGCCTCGCCTCCGTCGCGTGTGAAGCCGACGCCGTCGTGCCCGAGAGCGATCGGGGGCTGGAGCCGCTGCACGCCCTCTACGGGAAAGGAGCCCTCGCCGAGCTCGAATCGTTTCTGGGCCGGGGCGACGGAAGGATCGTCTCGTTCCTCGACCGCGTGAAGGTCTATTGCGTCGCCCGGGACGAGGTCGCCCGCCTCGATCCCGCGTTCCGTTCCTTCCGCAACGTCAATACCCCGGAGGAGTACGCCCGTCTCGCCGAAGAAGAGAAGGGCTGA
- the nrfD gene encoding NrfD/PsrC family molybdoenzyme membrane anchor subunit — translation MNPEVHIPGWEWYYVAAYFFIGGVSAGAYFIASLAELFGGEKQRAVSHAGFYLAFPLILLTPPLLIADLGRPERFWHLFLYSGNGLPIFNLQSPLSVGSWALLLFGVMAFLSFLDNLVAENRFRSAPFSHAYNRIPRKAYAVVGAAAGFFVAGYTGVLLNVTARPFWAATSPMMGALFIASAASTGAAAIHLFLLFREKTACGHLVAFHRFDRLAKIVELLLVASLIAFAGKWAAPLLRGGYAILFWGGAVLLGIVVPLAVNWRVEPVAAAPSARANWTAAFALFGGALLRISLIQAGQV, via the coding sequence ATGAACCCGGAAGTCCACATCCCCGGATGGGAATGGTATTACGTGGCGGCGTACTTCTTCATCGGCGGCGTCTCGGCCGGCGCCTATTTCATCGCCTCGCTCGCCGAGCTGTTCGGCGGCGAAAAGCAGCGCGCGGTCAGCCATGCGGGCTTCTACCTCGCCTTCCCGCTGATCCTTCTGACGCCGCCCCTCCTCATCGCCGACCTCGGCCGGCCGGAACGGTTCTGGCACCTGTTCCTTTATTCCGGGAACGGCCTGCCCATCTTCAATCTCCAGTCGCCGCTCTCGGTCGGCTCCTGGGCGCTCCTGCTCTTCGGCGTCATGGCGTTCCTCTCGTTCCTCGACAACCTCGTGGCGGAAAACCGGTTCCGGAGCGCCCCCTTCTCCCACGCCTACAATCGGATCCCCAGGAAAGCCTACGCCGTCGTGGGCGCGGCGGCGGGGTTCTTCGTGGCCGGATACACCGGCGTGCTGCTCAACGTCACCGCCCGGCCGTTCTGGGCCGCAACGTCTCCGATGATGGGGGCGCTCTTCATCGCGTCGGCCGCCTCGACGGGCGCCGCGGCCATCCACCTGTTCCTGCTCTTCCGGGAGAAAACGGCGTGCGGGCATCTCGTCGCATTCCACCGGTTCGACCGGCTCGCCAAGATCGTCGAGCTGCTCCTCGTTGCGAGCCTGATCGCGTTCGCCGGCAAATGGGCCGCACCGCTCCTGCGGGGCGGGTACGCAATCCTGTTCTGGGGGGGCGCGGTGCTGCTAGGTATCGTGGTTCCCCTCGCCGTGAACTGGCGCGTGGAACCGGTCGCCGCCGCCCCTTCCGCCCGGGCGAACTGGACCGCGGCGTTCGCCCTGTTCGGGGGCGCCCTGCTGCGGATCAGCCTGATCCAGGCCGGGCAGGTGTAG
- a CDS encoding peptide chain release factor 3 translates to MATRLQSEIDRRRTFGIISHPDAGKTTLTEKLLLFGGAITMAGAVKARKSDRHATSDWMAIEKERGISVTSSVMKFEYRDHEINLLDTPGHQDFSEDTYRVLTAVDSAVMVIDSVKGVEPQTRKLMDVCRMRNTPILTFVNKLDREGMPPLDILGDIEEKLQIECAPLSWPIGMGKRFKGTYNLYRKELTLFTAGEQRLTGNLVVIHDLADPRLDELLGSQAEELRGDMALLEGAANPFDLDKYLDGRQTPVFFGSAVNNFGVREMLDTFVEIAPAPRPRPTTTRMVAPDEEAFSCFAFKIQANMDPSHRDRIAFLRICSGHFKRGMKVRHHRIGKEVTFANPVFFMAQDRALVEEAWPGDIIGLHNHGTVKIGDTFSEKEQLQFTGIPSFAPEHFRRVRLKSPLRSKPLLKGLAQLAEEGAVQLFRPLLGNDLILGAVGVLQFDVTIARLKSEYNVDVVCEGIEFVTARWVTCPDEKRLREFEREHQGNMAYDAEDNLAYLAISEWRLGHAMEKWPEISFHKTREHS, encoded by the coding sequence ATGGCCACCAGATTGCAATCCGAGATCGACCGGCGCCGCACGTTCGGCATCATCAGCCACCCCGACGCCGGGAAGACGACGCTCACCGAAAAACTGCTGCTGTTCGGCGGGGCGATCACGATGGCCGGCGCCGTCAAGGCGCGCAAGTCCGACCGGCACGCCACGAGCGACTGGATGGCCATCGAGAAGGAACGCGGCATCTCGGTTACCAGCTCGGTGATGAAGTTCGAATACCGGGACCACGAAATCAACCTGCTCGACACGCCGGGGCACCAGGACTTTTCCGAGGACACCTACCGGGTGCTGACCGCGGTCGACAGCGCGGTCATGGTCATCGACAGCGTCAAGGGCGTCGAGCCCCAGACCCGCAAGTTGATGGACGTCTGCCGAATGCGCAACACGCCGATCCTGACCTTCGTCAACAAGCTGGACCGCGAGGGGATGCCCCCGCTCGACATCCTGGGCGATATCGAGGAAAAGCTGCAGATCGAGTGCGCGCCCCTTTCGTGGCCCATCGGCATGGGCAAGCGGTTCAAGGGAACCTATAACCTCTATCGCAAGGAATTGACCCTGTTCACGGCGGGAGAACAGCGGCTGACCGGCAACTTGGTCGTCATCCACGACCTGGCCGATCCGCGGCTCGACGAGCTGCTCGGCAGCCAGGCGGAGGAACTTCGCGGGGACATGGCGCTCCTCGAAGGTGCCGCCAACCCCTTCGATCTGGATAAATACCTCGACGGACGCCAGACGCCGGTCTTTTTCGGCAGCGCGGTGAACAACTTCGGCGTCCGCGAGATGCTCGACACGTTCGTCGAGATCGCACCGGCACCGAGGCCGCGGCCGACCACCACGCGCATGGTGGCACCCGACGAGGAGGCGTTTTCCTGCTTCGCCTTCAAGATCCAGGCGAACATGGACCCGTCGCACCGCGACCGGATCGCCTTCCTGCGGATCTGTTCGGGGCATTTCAAGCGGGGAATGAAAGTGCGCCACCACCGCATCGGCAAGGAAGTCACCTTCGCCAACCCGGTCTTCTTCATGGCCCAGGACAGGGCGCTGGTCGAGGAGGCCTGGCCGGGCGACATCATCGGCCTGCACAACCACGGGACCGTCAAGATCGGGGACACGTTTTCCGAGAAGGAACAACTCCAGTTCACCGGCATCCCGAGCTTCGCCCCCGAGCATTTCCGGCGCGTGCGGCTGAAATCGCCGCTTCGGTCGAAACCGCTCCTGAAAGGGCTGGCGCAGCTCGCCGAAGAAGGGGCAGTGCAGCTGTTCCGCCCCCTGCTCGGGAACGACCTGATCCTGGGGGCCGTCGGCGTGCTTCAGTTCGACGTGACCATTGCGCGGCTCAAGAGCGAATACAACGTCGACGTCGTTTGCGAAGGGATCGAGTTCGTCACCGCGCGCTGGGTGACCTGCCCCGACGAAAAACGGTTGCGGGAGTTCGAGCGGGAGCACCAGGGCAACATGGCGTACGACGCCGAGGACAACCTGGCCTACCTGGCGATCAGCGAATGGCGCCTGGGCCATGCCATGGAGAAATGGCCCGAGATCAGCTTTCACAAGACCCGGGAGCATTCGTAA
- a CDS encoding DoxX family protein, which produces MKWVVLLGRVLLGGLFVIAAPGHFQAATIAMAAAHGVPLAKFAVPLAGVIAFAGGLSVILGFKARLGGVLLALFLVPVTVMMHDFWAVADAAAAQMQRGFFLGNLSHLGGALLVCYFGAGPLSLDAWLSGRNAQGSHPGEESKQSQSMGEAA; this is translated from the coding sequence ATGAAATGGGTCGTATTGCTCGGAAGGGTTCTGCTGGGAGGGCTGTTCGTCATCGCTGCGCCGGGTCATTTCCAGGCTGCAACTATCGCGATGGCGGCCGCCCATGGGGTGCCGCTCGCGAAGTTCGCTGTGCCGCTTGCCGGGGTGATCGCTTTCGCCGGAGGGCTCAGCGTGATCCTGGGATTCAAAGCGCGGTTGGGCGGGGTGCTGCTCGCCCTTTTCCTCGTGCCCGTCACGGTCATGATGCACGACTTCTGGGCGGTGGCCGACGCAGCGGCGGCGCAGATGCAGCGGGGCTTTTTCCTGGGCAACCTGTCGCACCTCGGCGGCGCGCTGCTGGTCTGCTACTTCGGGGCCGGACCTTTAAGCCTCGACGCGTGGCTGTCCGGCCGGAACGCGCAGGGCTCGCATCCCGGGGAGGAGTCGAAGCAGTCGCAGTCGATGGGCGAAGCCGCCTGA